A single Equus asinus isolate D_3611 breed Donkey chromosome 21, EquAss-T2T_v2, whole genome shotgun sequence DNA region contains:
- the LOC106838407 gene encoding LOW QUALITY PROTEIN: 26S proteasome complex subunit SEM1 (The sequence of the model RefSeq protein was modified relative to this genomic sequence to represent the inferred CDS: inserted 1 base in 1 codon; substituted 1 base at 1 genomic stop codon), with product MSEKTQPVDLDXLKEDEFPAEDKAGLDEDAHVWEDNXDDNNVQDDFSSYELN from the exons ATGTCAGAGAAAACGCAGCCAGTAGACTTAG CTCTGAAGGAGGACGAGTTCCCTGCGGAAGACAAGGCTGGTTTAGATGAAGATGCACATGTCTGGGAGGATAATTAGGATGATAACAATGTACAGGATGACTTCTCCAGTTATGAGCTGAACTAG